The following proteins are encoded in a genomic region of Cryptococcus neoformans var. neoformans JEC21 chromosome 2 sequence:
- a CDS encoding transporter, putative: MTSKTSPAIAAPLRHTHTQPSQSAPLRNQASQQPQLRSASSKTYPDYDPFPIQLNLVRSLSRSQSRPHTSLQRPPTRQDGLDNIPPPLPASSIELDRRLSRDPDVERQMGVNDGDVGPPPEGGAEAWCCVGAAFMVLFCIFGFVTSFGQLKTYYAENQLSEYSQSEIAWIGTLQSFLTFAGSIFSGRYFDSHGARSITILGTSLSVGATIGLAFCKEYYQFILAHALFGFSGTIMYSPSTAVSGHWFMRRRSTAVGIVVCGAGAGGIVYPVALKKLFEQLSFRDSVLIIAGMNAVLMFPAWFFLKARLPPRRPPPVREMKHPWKEARYTCLVLGSALVMMNVFSPYFNAPILLTSNGLSENLASYSIAILQAGSMVGRALSGVLADLFGVWTIFVISILGSSISVYAFWVPQSINTATAVVGLVAYGAFSGAWIALVAASCGAISPTREFGMRLGMLWSTTSVLCLAGPVICGVLISSNDEEFKYAGIFVGSTHLLGAFVTVGPRLVEVTRDFVRRLHGKSGSPYDAEQEGKDITESVN, from the exons ATGACCTCCAAAACTTCTCCTGCAATCGCAGCACCCCTACGCCATACTCATACACAACCATCTCAATCAGCACCTCTGCGAAATCAAGCTTCCCAACAACCTCAATTACGCTCTGCGTCCTCAAAGACATATCCAGATTACGATCCATTTCCCATTCAACTCAACCTCGTACGCTCTCTGTCACGATCGCAATCACGGCCCCATACATCTCTTCAACGTCCACCTACCAGACAAGATGGACTCGACAACATACCGCCTCCCTTACCAGCCTCTTCAATAGAGCTGGATAGGAGACTGTCTCGAGATCCAGACGTGGAGAGACAAATGGGTGTGAATGATGGCGATGTGGGACCACCACCGGAAGGAGGTGCTGAGGCTTGGTGCTGTGTCGGAGCTGCTTTCATGGTGTTGTTCTGTATCTTTGGTTTTG TAACCAGCTTTGGTCAGTTGAAAACGTACTATGCAGAAAACCAATTGTCCGAGTATTCCCAGTCCGAAATTGC ATGGATTGGAACACTACAATCATTCCTGACCTTTGCTGGATCCATTTTCTCCGGGAGATACTTTGATTCGCATGGTGCACGATCCATCACCATCCTGGGCACCTCACTGTCAGTAGGAGCCACCATAGGACTTGCAT TCTGCAAAGAATATTACCAGTTCATCCTCGCCCATGCCCTCTTCGGATTCTCTGGTACCATCATGTACTCGCCATCTACTGCTGTTTCAGGCCACTGGTTcatgagaaggaggagcacAGCTGTTGGCATCGTGGTTTGTGGGGCCGGTGCTGGAGGCATCGTGTATCCTGTTGCATTGAAAAAGCTGTTTGAACAATTAA GTTTCCGAGACTCGGTCCTGATCATTGCAGGCATGAACGCTGTTTTGATGTTTCCTGCATGGTTCTTTTTGAAGGCCAGGTTGCCACCACGAAGACCACCGCCTGTGAGAGAAATGAAGCATCCGTGGAAAGAAGCCCGTTACACTTGCTTGGTTCTCGGATCGGCGCTTGTCATGATGAA CGTCTTTTCGCCATACTTTAACGCCCCCATACTTCTCACTTCCAATGGTCTTTCGGAAAACCTAGCTTCCTACTCGATTGCTATACTACAGGCGGGGTCCATGGTCGGACGAGCTCTGTCAGGCGTTCTGGCAGACCTTTTCGGAGTCTGGACGatcttcgtcatctccATTCTTGGCAGCTCCATATCCGTATACGCTTTCTGGGTGCCGCAATCAATCAACACCGCAACCGCTGTTGTGGGTTTAGTAGCATATGGCGCTTTTAGCGGTGCTTGGATAGCGTTAGTGGCCGCAAGTTGCGGTGCTATTAGCCCAACGAGAGAATTTGGAATGCGACTGGGTATGCTGTGGTCAACGACCTCTGTTCTGTGTTTGGCAGGACCTGTTATCTGCGGTG TACTGATATCTTCCAACGATGAAGAGTTTAAGTATGCCGGTATATTCGTGGGATCAACTCATCTTTTGGGCGCGTTTGTTACTGTCGGCCCACGACTGGTCGAGGTGACTAGAGATTTCGTTCGTCGCTTGCATGGGAAGTCGGGATCGCCCTACGATGCTGAGCAAGAGGGGAAGGATATAACTGAAAGTGTCAATTAA
- a CDS encoding hexose transport-related protein, putative yields the protein MSDGERITQASSGHGYKQKSRYPLTAAMTEGKPVTQHVEGGASEKPGIPRTSSDDASSEGHPKKATGNALGRKESHKVDLISNTNAKLANPLGDLTDEEVMDNAAAFAAANNLPVEVFRKGGLVAKRPNGFEKMSILTEKDKERLRREITHPYSQTKTLYNLVIACSVAAAVQGMDESVISGAQLFYPEQFGIGAINPDPRYAHNHEWLEGLVNGAPYLCCAVLGCWLTAPLNKWFGRRGTIFITAFFSFITCIWSACMNNWWLLFISRFFLGLGIGPKSATVPVFAAECTPAKIRGSLVMQWQVWTAFGIMLGYVADLIFYHVPDTPNITGLNWRLMLGSAGFPALIVMAQIFFLPESPRWLMAKGKYEKAYRSMLRLRGDELLAARDLYYIFVLLEEEAAIVRGRNLFWELFSVGRNRRAMIGSTIVMFGQQFCGVNAIVYYTASIFTSAGFSEISALLASFGFGLINALFAIPGMLTIDKFGRRPLLLVTFPIMSILLLFTGFCFWIPDREARVGCIALGIYLYCMAYSPGEGPVPFTYSAEVYPLYIREVGMSLATATTWLFNFIVSLTFPKLLTAFTPQGAFGWYAAWCALLFVLILFFLPESKGYTLEELDQVFSVPTGVHAKYQLWNIKWHFNHYILRSKEPFKPLYQFEDDDEPASVRHEKHDGQAEHVA from the exons ATGTCCGACGGCGAGCGCATCACCCAAGCCTCTTCAGGCCATGGATACAAGCAGAAATCCAGGTATCCTCTCACGGCAGCTATGACTGAGGGCAAGCCTGTCACACAACATGTTGAAGGCGGGGCTAGTGAGAAGCCTGGAATCCCTCGTACCTCAAGCGACGATGCCTCTAGCGAGGGACACCCCAAGAAGGCTACTGGGAACGCCTTGGGCCGCAAAGAGTCTCACAAAGTCGATCTCATTTCCAACACCAACGCCAAGCTGGCCAATCCTTTGGGTGACCTTACGGACGAAGAGGTCATGGACAATGCTGCTGCCTTTGCCGCCGCGAACAACCTTCCTGTGGAAGTTTTCCGCAAAGGTGGTCTTGTGGCCAAACGACCGAACGGTTTCGAGAAGATGTCAATTCTTACtgagaaggacaaggaaagGCTCAGACGCGAGATCACTCACCCATACTCTCAAACCAAAACCTTGTACAACCTTGTCATCGCTTGTTCAGTCGCTGCGGCTGTCCAAGGTATGGATGAATCAGTCATTTCAGGTGCTCAGCTCTTCTACCCTGAGCAATTTGGTATTGGTGCTATCAATCCTGACCCCAGATATGCACACAACCACGA GTGGCTTGAAG GTCTTGTCAACGGAGCTCCCTACTTATGCTGTGCTGTCCTTGGTTGCTGGCTTACTGCTCCTCTTAACAAATGGTTCGGTCG ACGAGGTACCATCTTCATTAccgcttttttctctttcattACCT GCATTTGGTCAGCGTGCATGAACAACTGGTGGTTGCTCTTCATTTCTCG GTTCTTCCTTGGGCTTGGTATCGGTCCCAAGTCTGCCACCGTCCCCGTGTTCGCCGCAGAATGTACACCAGCGAAAATCCGTGGAAGTCTTGTCATGCAATG GCAAGTGTGGACTGCCTTTGGTATCATGCTTGGTTATGTCGCCGACTTGATCTTCTACCATGTACCTGATACGCCCAATATCACTGGTCTTAACTGGCGTCTTATGCTTGGATCTGCTGGTTTCCCTGCTCTTATCGTAATGGCACAAA ttttcttccttcctgaaTCTCCTCGATGGTTGATGGCCAAGGGCAAATATGAAAAGGCCTATAGATCGATGCTCAGGCTCCGAGGCGACGAGCTTTTGGCTGCCCGAGACCTGTACTACATATTTGTCTtgcttgaagaggaagccgCTATTGTTCGAGGCCGAAACCTCTTCTGGGAGCTCTTCTCGGTCGGCCGTAACAGGCGCGCTATGATCGGCTCTACCATTGTCATGTTCGGGCAGCAATTCTGCGG TGTCAACGCCATTGTTTATTACACCgcttccatcttcacttCTGCCGGTTTCTCCGAGATCTCAGCCCTCCTTGCTTCATTCGGCTTCGGTCTTATCAATGCCCTTTTCGCCATTCCCGGTATGCTTACCATCGATAAATTCGGTCGTCGACCTCTGCTCTTGGTCACCTTCCCAATCATGTCTATTCTTTTGCTTTTCACAGGTTTCTGTTTCTGGATCCCTGATAGGGAGGCTCGAGTTGGATGTATCGCTTTGGGTATCTACCTTTATTGCATGGCTTATTCGCCCGGTGAAGGACCTG TGCCCTTTACGTACTCTGCGGAGGTTTACCCACTCTACATTCGTGAAGTCGGCATGTCATTGGCTACCGCCACCACTTGGCTTTTCAATTTCATCGTGTCTTTGACTTTCCCAAAGTTACTCACTGCCTTTACTCCTCAGGGTGCTTTTGGATGGTA CGCTGCTTGGTGTGCTCTCTTGTTTGTTCTTATTCTGTTCTTCCTTCCG GAATCCAAAGGTTATACCTTGGAAGAGCTCGACCAAGTCTTCTCCGTTCCCACTGGTGTTCACGCCAAGTACCAGCTCTGGAACATCAAATGGCACTTCAACCATTACATTCTTCGTTCCAAGGAGCCATTCAAGCCTCTCTATCAGTTcgaagacgatgatgaacCAGCCAGCGTGCGACATGAGAAGCATGACGGGCAAGCAGAGCATGTTGCATAG
- a CDS encoding membrane protein, putative → MSANTTETLPSTPRKELSTDVTPSILSEYPSTTAGLGEPKHSRLTAFLPRGSLRCEFDHQHIRKFDFGFLPIPPGRRHDPSKKVSEEFVFTWKLNLLFAFAATVSVMNLYYIQPMLVAVADSFDVSHDVVSRIPILAQGGYGCGILFISPLGDLVRRRQLVLILMFFTTCLSIGLALSKNVNMLSGLSFVVGFFTITPQIVIPWTADLAPLKRRATAMSVTLSGLIVGLVVGRTLAGIISLAGWRYSYWMAVGLQGSMLIILWLCLPDTPDKKIGLTYPQVLWSMAKMYTKYPTLAQACFQAYTTSAVFAGFWTTLTFLLSDSPYHYSTLQIGLFGLLGLIAALLSPLWGYLIDQVHPYLAQLVGIWVCLISMIIGLTAAKVNVSAVCIAIAFYDVGQQLNQLGNGYRVAGIDPNARARLNGCNLLALFAGQTSGTAIMTKIYNSHGWYPTAGTAVAFLGVGMLALLLRGPHETGWIGWSGGWKVLKKEKMSDTSANAITEKFKSKKKKEQSVKPVEWPIEGEKNV, encoded by the exons ATGTCAGCAAACACCACCGAGACCCTTCCGTCTACACCCAGAAAAGAGCTCTCGACGGACGTGACCCCATCTATCCTGTCGGAATATCCTTCAACCACCGCAGGTCTAGGAGAACCGAAGCACAGTCGGCTGACAGCCTTCCTGCCCAGGGGATCTCTCCGGTGTGAATTTGATCACCAACATATCCGCAAGTTTGACTTTGGGTTTCTACCTATTCCTCCTGGTCGACGGCATGATCCTAGTAAAAAAGTGAGCGAAGAGTTTGTATTCACTTGGAAACTCAATTTGCTCTTTGCTTTTGCAGCT ACTGTATCCGTCATGAATTTGTACTACATCCAACCCATGTTGGTTGCCGTTGCCGATTCTTTTGACGTATCTCACGACGTCGTCTCGCGTATACCCATTCTCGCCCAAGGTGGCTACGGCTGTggcatcctcttcatttccCCTCTAGGCGACCTTGTCCGGCGACGCCAGCTTGTCCTGATTCTAATGTTCTTTACAACTTGTCTCTCCATCGGACTTGCTCTCTCAAAAAATGTCAACATGCTTTCAGGGTTGAGTTTTGTGGTAGGGTTCTTCACGATCACTCCTCAGATCGTCATCCCTTGGACTGCCGATTTAGCCCCTCTCAAGAGAAGGGCAACAGCGATGAGTGTGACTCTTTCTGGCCTGATTGTGGGCTTGGTGGTGGGTCGAACGTTGGCTGGTATCATAAGTCTAGCTGGCTGGAGGTACAGTTATTGGATGGCCGTGGGTTTACAAGGAT CGATGCTTATAATCTTATGGCTCTGTCTGCCTGATACTCCGGATAAAAAGATTGGCCTCACATATCCACAGGTG CTCTGGTCGATGGCCAAAATGTACACAAAATATCCGACTCTCGCGCAAGCTTGCTTCCAAGCCTACACGACTTCGGCGGTTTTCGCAGGCTT CTGGACAACCCTTacattcctcctctctgACTCACCGTACCACTACTCCACACTCCAAATCGGTCTTTTCGGTCTCTTGGGCCTAATCGCTGCTCTGCTCTCCCCTCTTTGGGGCTACCTCATCGACCAGGTCCATCCTTATCTGGCTCAACTCGTTGGGATCTGGGTCTGCTTGATCTCCATGATTATCGGTCTCACAGCTGCTAAAGTCAACGTCAGCGCAGTGTGCATTGCGATTGCATTTTACGATGTAGGACAGCAATTGAATCAGCTTGGGAATGGATATAGAGTGGCGGGGATTGATCCTAATGCGAGGGCGAGATTGAATGGATGTAATCTGTTGGCTCTTTTTGCTGGACAG ACTTCTGGTACGGCGATCATGACCAAGATCTACAATTCTCATGGCTGGTATCCCACTGCAGGAACGGCTGTTGCCTTCCTAGGTGTGGGCATGCTTGCACTCCTCCTACGTGGACCGCATGAAACTGGGTGGATAGGATGGAGTGGGGGTTGGAAGGTTctgaaaaaggagaaaatgaGTGATACAAGTGCCAATGCGATTACCGAAAAGTTCAAAtccaagaaaaagaaggaacaaaGTGTGAAGCCAGTTGAGTGGCCGATagaaggggaaaagaacGTCTAA
- a CDS encoding prib protein, putative produces MPPHPSNNGTPSKHSHVRTELIKRPREACLNCRSLKTRCLPYGDRPLTSKDTCARCTKYGLDCEYIRKPRGKSKTDDPNNLQPEESGASKSRNGPVEGSRNQGRNNSNFSEALSNPLPSVLTPLKDDRLRNQDYMPFQPSYDNTPGNHMAPMPGMQRPEPWGSTTPNSAIPHGTSFTDSFARAIPPALQPQPYQRPPSHSLPSYPTPSTAYTSHMPPPDHRHTPQHYSQHSSTQLPPPLLMHSSSMQSDRNILPMPGNLSTPDANDISYRPHRQVPSPNQMVRLPPMDVGPPQSQLQHHSLPAINSRNSQCSTPSYDSSDRRRQAQPSTVLTDYIEPQLDHEQTHSPSPPSHDPTRTGAKGPLIQQPMPRSSIRSAHGVDGTIQDTKAGGRLSSLSPLELGLVDEQEARWLYSRFKQHLGPIISLLDFEYHTYERVKLSDSLFTAMLYASSRFFHPEICRPLYNHANTIVNRMITHGTVDLPSVQALIILSFWNVQNDESAYMKSGIAVRAACQLRLWKRHDRPLPQDEEEVRAILDRERTWIAVIIMDTGFSVIFEQPITLPQPGRGFDDIYEWANEHAHLNIPGDYYLAWSAEDSKNKLPYSNTVQNPNYDNTVAATERRHIDNLNKALPRLSLLYSQMATIVTDIVLLRNQSEGLKFGHIDMIKNRLISLSEKIAESLNRFAAEGHLIFWSDMFSAGVSMPGVIFYKTRSLFSPTELDRVLAILNNLLNMCSTMLGTHNDHPLYFTYRFYRRLLPVLERVRQGVDSQQPPVVDVEYPYPVALLNDIHTFQNGNLSNANQQLAAPANNSAEADELWNFILGADSGMGQIFTA; encoded by the exons ATGCCCCCCCATCCATCCAACAACGGAACACCGTCCAAACACTCGCACGTTAGAACGGAACTCATCAAGCGGCCCCGCGAAGC ATGCTTAAATTGCCGATCTCTCAAG ACTCGTTGTTTGCCCTACGGCGACCGACCTCTTACATCCAAAGATACTTGCGCCCGCTGCACAAAATATGGTCTTGATTGTGAATATATTAGAAAGCCTCGTGGAAA GTCTAAAACGGACGACCCAAATAACTTGCAGCCAGAAGAATCTGGTGCTTCAAAATCCAGGAATGGCCCCGTAGAGGGATCGAGAAATCAAGGGAGAAATAACAGTAACTTTTCAGAAGCTCTTTCCAACCCACTTCCTTCCGTTTTAACTCCTCTAAAAGACGACAGGTTGAGGAATCAAGATTATATGCCTTTCCAGCCTAGTTACGATAACACTCCGGGCAATCACATGGCGCCTATGCCTGGGATGCAGAGGCCTG AACCATGGGGATCAACAACGCCAAACTCTGCTATCCCCCATGGAACCAGCTTCACGGACAGTTTTGCGCGGGCAATTCCACCAGCTTTGCAACCCCAGCCTTACCAGcgccctccttctcattctctcccGTCGTATCCCACGCCTTCCACAGCATACACATCACATATGCCGCCTCCAGACCATCGCCATACTCCTCAACATTATTCCCAGCATTCCTCTACTCAACTGCCACCCCCACTCTTGATGCACTCCTCATCAATGCAGTCCGACAGAAATATCCTTCCCATGCCTGGAAACTTGTCAACTCCCGATGCCAATGATATTAGCTACAGACCTCATCGACAGGTGCCTTCACCAAATCAAATGGTGCGATTGCCTCCCATGGACGTTGGTCCTCCCCAGTCTCAACTACAACACCACTCTCTTCCCGCTATTAATTCGCGAAACAGCCAATGTTCGACACCCTCTTACGATTCATCTGATCGACgtcgtcaagctcaaccAAGCACTGTCTTAACAGACTATATCGAACCTCAACTCGATCATGAACAGACGCactccccttctcctccctcccacGATCCTACTCGAACAGGAGCGAAAGGACCTCTTATCCAGCAGCCTATGCCCCGTAGCTCCATCCGTTCAGCACATGGGGTTGATGGTACAATACAAGATACCAAGGCTGGAGGAAGGTTATCATCTCTGTCTCCGTTGGAGCTGGGTCTAGTTGAcgagcaagaagcaagatgGCTCTATTCTCG ATTCAAACAACACCTTGGACCtatcatctctctcctAGACTTTGAATACCACACATACGAACGAGTCAAGTTATCCGATTCTCTGTTCACCGCAATGCTTTACGCATCTTCGCGATTCTTCCACCCCGAAATCTGTCGTCCACTATATAATCACGCAAATACCATTGTCAACCGTATGATAACGCATGGGACAGTCGATCTTCCTAGCGTCCAAGCGCTCATCATTCTGTCTTTCTGGAATGTACAGAATGATGAGTCGGCGTATATGAAGTCGGGGATCGCAGTGCGAGCGGCGTGCCAATTGAGACTTTGGAAGAGACATGACAGGCCCTTGCCgcaggatgaggaggaggtcaGAGCCATCTTGGACAGAGAAAGAACGTGGATTG CTGTCATCA TCATGGACACCGGCTTCAGTGTAATATTTGAACAGCCTATAACATTACCTCAACCAGGTCGCGGATTTGATGACATTTATGAATGGGCGAATGAGCATGCTCACTTGAACATTCCTGGAGACTATTATCTAGCATGGAGTGCCGA GGATTCTAAAAACAAATTACCTTATAGCAATACTGTTCAAAATCCAAATTACGATAACACTGTGGCTGCCACCGAGCGAAGACATATTGACAACCTCAACAAGGCGTTGCCGCGCCTTTCACTTCTCTACTCGCAAATGGCAACCATCGTTACCGACATCGTGCTATTACGGAATCAGAGCGAAGGCTTAAAATTTGGACATATCGATATGATAAAAAACCGGTTGATCTCCTTGTCCGAAAAAATTGCAGAGTCGTTGAACCGATTTGCGGCAGAGGGACACTTAATTTTCTGGTCAGATATGTTCAGTGCTGGAGTATCCATGCCTGGTGTCATATTTTACAAG ACCCGCAGCTTATTCTCTCCGACAGAGTTGGATCGCGTCTTGGCGATACTAAATAACTTATTGAATATGTGCTCGACAATGCTGGGCACTCATAATGACCACCCGCTCTATTTCACATATAGATTCTACCGTCGGCTGCTACCGGTCTTGGAGCGAGTAAGGCAGGGTGTAGATTCTCAGCAGCCGCCTGTTGTTGATGTCGAGTATCCTTACCCTGTT GCGCTTTTGAACGACATACATACCTTCCAAAATGGCAACCTTTCCAACGCCAATCAACAGTTGGCAGCTCCTGCCAATAACTCTGCAGAGGCTGATGAGCTTTGGAACTTTATCTTGGGGGCAGACTCTGGTATGGGTCAAATATTTACGGCGTAA
- a CDS encoding prib protein, putative — protein MPPHPSNNGTPSKHSHVRTELIKRPREACLNCRSLKTRCLPYGDRPLTSKDTCARCTKYGLDCEYIRKPRGKSKTDDPNNLQPEESGASKSRNGPVEGSRNQGRNNNDRLRNQDYMPFQPSYDNTPGNHMAPMPGMQRPEPWGSTTPNSAIPHGTSFTDSFARAIPPALQPQPYQRPPSHSLPSYPTPSTAYTSHMPPPDHRHTPQHYSQHSSTQLPPPLLMHSSSMQSDRNILPMPGNLSTPDANDISYRPHRQVPSPNQMVRLPPMDVGPPQSQLQHHSLPAINSRNSQCSTPSYDSSDRRRQAQPSTVLTDYIEPQLDHEQTHSPSPPSHDPTRTGAKGPLIQQPMPRSSIRSAHGVDGTIQDTKAGGRLSSLSPLELGLVDEQEARWLYSRFKQHLGPIISLLDFEYHTYERVKLSDSLFTAMLYASSRFFHPEICRPLYNHANTIVNRMITHGTVDLPSVQALIILSFWNVQNDESAYMKSGIAVRAACQLRLWKRHDRPLPQDEEEVRAILDRERTWIAVIIMDTGFSVIFEQPITLPQPGRGFDDIYEWANEHAHLNIPGDYYLAWSAEDSKNKLPYSNTVQNPNYDNTVAATERRHIDNLNKALPRLSLLYSQMATIVTDIVLLRNQSEGLKFGHIDMIKNRLISLSEKIAESLNRFAAEGHLIFWSDMFSAGVSMPGVIFYKTRSLFSPTELDRVLAILNNLLNMCSTMLGTHNDHPLYFTYRFYRRLLPVLERVRQGVDSQQPPVVDVEYPYPVALLNDIHTFQNGNLSNANQQLAAPANNSAEADELWNFILGADSGMGQIFTA, from the exons ATGCCCCCCCATCCATCCAACAACGGAACACCGTCCAAACACTCGCACGTTAGAACGGAACTCATCAAGCGGCCCCGCGAAGC ATGCTTAAATTGCCGATCTCTCAAG ACTCGTTGTTTGCCCTACGGCGACCGACCTCTTACATCCAAAGATACTTGCGCCCGCTGCACAAAATATGGTCTTGATTGTGAATATATTAGAAAGCCTCGTGGAAA GTCTAAAACGGACGACCCAAATAACTTGCAGCCAGAAGAATCTGGTGCTTCAAAATCCAGGAATGGCCCCGTAGAGGGATCGAGAAATCAAGGGAGAAATAACA ACGACAGGTTGAGGAATCAAGATTATATGCCTTTCCAGCCTAGTTACGATAACACTCCGGGCAATCACATGGCGCCTATGCCTGGGATGCAGAGGCCTG AACCATGGGGATCAACAACGCCAAACTCTGCTATCCCCCATGGAACCAGCTTCACGGACAGTTTTGCGCGGGCAATTCCACCAGCTTTGCAACCCCAGCCTTACCAGcgccctccttctcattctctcccGTCGTATCCCACGCCTTCCACAGCATACACATCACATATGCCGCCTCCAGACCATCGCCATACTCCTCAACATTATTCCCAGCATTCCTCTACTCAACTGCCACCCCCACTCTTGATGCACTCCTCATCAATGCAGTCCGACAGAAATATCCTTCCCATGCCTGGAAACTTGTCAACTCCCGATGCCAATGATATTAGCTACAGACCTCATCGACAGGTGCCTTCACCAAATCAAATGGTGCGATTGCCTCCCATGGACGTTGGTCCTCCCCAGTCTCAACTACAACACCACTCTCTTCCCGCTATTAATTCGCGAAACAGCCAATGTTCGACACCCTCTTACGATTCATCTGATCGACgtcgtcaagctcaaccAAGCACTGTCTTAACAGACTATATCGAACCTCAACTCGATCATGAACAGACGCactccccttctcctccctcccacGATCCTACTCGAACAGGAGCGAAAGGACCTCTTATCCAGCAGCCTATGCCCCGTAGCTCCATCCGTTCAGCACATGGGGTTGATGGTACAATACAAGATACCAAGGCTGGAGGAAGGTTATCATCTCTGTCTCCGTTGGAGCTGGGTCTAGTTGAcgagcaagaagcaagatgGCTCTATTCTCG ATTCAAACAACACCTTGGACCtatcatctctctcctAGACTTTGAATACCACACATACGAACGAGTCAAGTTATCCGATTCTCTGTTCACCGCAATGCTTTACGCATCTTCGCGATTCTTCCACCCCGAAATCTGTCGTCCACTATATAATCACGCAAATACCATTGTCAACCGTATGATAACGCATGGGACAGTCGATCTTCCTAGCGTCCAAGCGCTCATCATTCTGTCTTTCTGGAATGTACAGAATGATGAGTCGGCGTATATGAAGTCGGGGATCGCAGTGCGAGCGGCGTGCCAATTGAGACTTTGGAAGAGACATGACAGGCCCTTGCCgcaggatgaggaggaggtcaGAGCCATCTTGGACAGAGAAAGAACGTGGATTG CTGTCATCA TCATGGACACCGGCTTCAGTGTAATATTTGAACAGCCTATAACATTACCTCAACCAGGTCGCGGATTTGATGACATTTATGAATGGGCGAATGAGCATGCTCACTTGAACATTCCTGGAGACTATTATCTAGCATGGAGTGCCGA GGATTCTAAAAACAAATTACCTTATAGCAATACTGTTCAAAATCCAAATTACGATAACACTGTGGCTGCCACCGAGCGAAGACATATTGACAACCTCAACAAGGCGTTGCCGCGCCTTTCACTTCTCTACTCGCAAATGGCAACCATCGTTACCGACATCGTGCTATTACGGAATCAGAGCGAAGGCTTAAAATTTGGACATATCGATATGATAAAAAACCGGTTGATCTCCTTGTCCGAAAAAATTGCAGAGTCGTTGAACCGATTTGCGGCAGAGGGACACTTAATTTTCTGGTCAGATATGTTCAGTGCTGGAGTATCCATGCCTGGTGTCATATTTTACAAG ACCCGCAGCTTATTCTCTCCGACAGAGTTGGATCGCGTCTTGGCGATACTAAATAACTTATTGAATATGTGCTCGACAATGCTGGGCACTCATAATGACCACCCGCTCTATTTCACATATAGATTCTACCGTCGGCTGCTACCGGTCTTGGAGCGAGTAAGGCAGGGTGTAGATTCTCAGCAGCCGCCTGTTGTTGATGTCGAGTATCCTTACCCTGTT GCGCTTTTGAACGACATACATACCTTCCAAAATGGCAACCTTTCCAACGCCAATCAACAGTTGGCAGCTCCTGCCAATAACTCTGCAGAGGCTGATGAGCTTTGGAACTTTATCTTGGGGGCAGACTCTGGTATGGGTCAAATATTTACGGCGTAA